One region of Catenuloplanes indicus genomic DNA includes:
- a CDS encoding glycosyltransferase, with the protein MPELFDVVWSWVVEAAGQTSWRDLMPLGLAGIFVWCLWLYRAVLSRFARPVVNDFRTTTSVVVPAYREDPDILLECLDTWLEQGPSEVIIVPDLADTEVIRRLRAVEDPRVRVIPFQHSGKRSALGVGIRAATGEVVVLVDSDTRWLPGLLDAVQMPFVDPGVGGVGTQQNVYQRNTSVWRRIADWLVNLRYYDYVPAMGRAGAVACLSGRTAAYRRAAILPVLANLEDEFFLGRRCVAGDDGRLTWLVLASGYRTVHQSSARALSMFPDSFRAFVKQRVRWSRNSYRTYLTALWKGWLWRVPMVTKITVLQILLTPVTMGMALGYLIFSRLELTGHSIVLALIWLLLGRGVRGFSHLRRHPQEILLLPVTALVVIFIALPIKLYAFVTMNKQGWLTRTSESIGGEGQSAATLLASHPAPEPAASVPAQAVPVTEAAV; encoded by the coding sequence GTGCCGGAGTTATTCGACGTCGTCTGGTCGTGGGTCGTGGAGGCGGCGGGGCAGACCTCGTGGCGTGATCTCATGCCGCTCGGGCTCGCCGGGATCTTCGTGTGGTGTCTGTGGCTGTACCGGGCCGTGCTGTCGCGGTTCGCGAGGCCGGTGGTGAACGACTTCCGGACCACCACGAGCGTGGTGGTGCCGGCCTACCGGGAGGACCCGGACATCCTGCTGGAGTGCCTGGACACCTGGCTGGAGCAGGGGCCGTCCGAGGTGATCATCGTGCCGGACCTGGCGGACACCGAGGTGATCCGGCGGCTGCGGGCGGTCGAGGACCCGCGGGTGCGGGTGATCCCGTTCCAGCACTCGGGGAAGCGGTCCGCGCTGGGCGTGGGGATCCGGGCGGCGACCGGTGAGGTCGTGGTGCTGGTCGACTCGGACACCCGGTGGCTGCCGGGTCTGCTGGACGCGGTGCAGATGCCGTTCGTGGATCCGGGGGTCGGTGGCGTCGGCACGCAGCAGAACGTGTACCAGCGGAACACCAGCGTGTGGCGGCGGATCGCTGACTGGCTGGTCAATCTGCGGTACTACGACTACGTGCCGGCGATGGGGCGTGCGGGCGCGGTGGCCTGCCTGTCCGGGCGGACCGCGGCGTACCGGCGGGCGGCGATCCTGCCGGTGCTGGCCAACCTGGAGGACGAGTTCTTCCTGGGGCGGCGCTGTGTGGCCGGGGACGACGGGCGGCTGACCTGGCTGGTGCTGGCGTCCGGTTACCGGACCGTGCACCAGTCGTCGGCGCGGGCGCTGTCGATGTTCCCGGACTCGTTCCGGGCGTTCGTGAAGCAGCGGGTGCGGTGGAGCCGCAACTCGTACCGCACGTATCTGACCGCGCTCTGGAAGGGCTGGCTGTGGCGGGTGCCGATGGTAACCAAGATCACGGTGCTGCAGATCCTGCTGACGCCGGTGACGATGGGCATGGCGCTCGGTTATCTGATCTTCAGCCGGCTGGAGCTGACCGGGCACTCGATCGTGCTGGCGCTGATCTGGCTGCTGCTCGGCCGGGGCGTGCGCGGCTTCTCCCACCTGCGCCGGCACCCGCAGGAGATCCTGCTGCTGCCGGTGACGGCGCTGGTGGTCATCTTCATCGCGCTGCCGATCAAGCTGTACGCGTTCGTGACCATGAACAAGCAGGGCTGGCTGACCCGGACCAGCGAGTCGATCGGCGGCGAGGGGCAGAGCGCGGCGACGCTGCTGGCGTCCCACCCGGCGCCGGAGCCGGCCGCGAGCGTGCCGGCGCAGGCCGTGCCGGTCACGGAGGCGGCGGTATGA